Part of the Sulfobacillus acidophilus DSM 10332 genome, TGTACTGGAACGCCTCCACCCGGTTTACCGACGGGTTTCAATTCGGATTCGGCGCGGAAGTCGGCATCAGCACCCAAAAGATGCACGCGCGGGGTCCCATGGGGCTTGAAGCCCTCACCACAACCAAAACCCTCGCGTACGGCATGGGGCAAACTCGGGATCTGCATTAAATCCCGGTTTTTCCGCTGTGGCTCCTTGTGAGCTGCAGCTTTTTTGTTTGCCCAAAATAAAGAGAAAAAGTGGATTGACAAAAATAGAGCGATAAGTCACATTATAACTGACCGGATAGTGGATGGAGATGACCACATCGTGGACAGTCATGAACACATATCGGTGATCGATAAAATGGCAGAACTTCTTGATGTCATTTGTCGGGATGGGTCCGGTAATCCTTCGGACTTAAGCCGACGGTTGGGGATCCCGCGAACCACCGTGCATCGAATTCTCCAAACGTTGGTTGACTTGAAGATATTGACCTCCACGTATGAGCCGGGGCCCCGATTACTGCAATGGGCTGCTCCGGCCTATGGGCAACAGGGATTGGAGATTATCGCCCAGGAGTCTCTTCAGCGTCTGGTTGGCCAATTTCATGATACGGCCAGCGTTTATATACGAACCGGGGTAGCCCGCGTGTGTATTGGGCGTCTCGAAGGGACCGAAGCGATTCATCATCGGGTTCACGTGGGGGCTGTGTTGCCGCTTCACATCGGATCGGCCGGTCGCGTGTTGTTAGCCTGGTTGGATGATGAAACGCGGAACCGTCTGATTCAACAATCGATTGCCTGGTCACAGGTCTCCTTGCCTCGGGTTTCTCCCGATTGGCGGCAAATTCGTCGGGAGGGATGGGCCTTTACGCAGGGCGAACGCGATCCGGTATTGGCATCGGTCAGTGTGCCCATATTTGACGGGGCCGATCATGTGGCTGCTGCCTTAAGTATCTCCGGACCGTCCGGTCGATTTGATCGTCCGCGAGTGTTGGCCATGGTTCAAGAACTCCAAAAAGAAGCTCAGGCTATTCGCGTTCGGTGGCAATCGATAGATCCTGGCAATCTGGACCAAGAGAAAGAGTGATCGGGTCATGCATTCGAGCAGTCTCAGTGGCGTTCGCGTTCTGGAACTGGGTCAAATGGTGGCGGCACCCTCGGCTTCGAGAATATTGGCCGACTTTGGGGCCGACGTGATTAAAGTGGAACCGTTATCCGGGGATCCGCTCCGTCATTGGGGGCAGTTGGCTCCCTCGGGAGATTCCTGGTGGTGGGCGATGCAAGCCAGGAATAAGCGACTTGTCGCCGTGAATTTGCATACCGCCGAAGGTCAACAAATTGTGCGGGATTTGGTGCCGCATGTGGATGTGGTGATAGCCAACCTACGCCCTGGACGGTTAGAGCAGTGGCGGCTCGGGTATGAGGCCCTCTCCGAAATTCACCCGGGATTGATCTATGTCAGTATTTCCGGGTTTGGCGCCACCGGACCCTATCGTGAACGGGCGGGCTTCGGCAACATTGCAGAAGCGATGGGAGGTATCCGCTATATTACCGGGTATCCGGATCGGCCACCGGTTAGGACGGGCGTTTCTCTCGGGGATGAGCTGGCGGCCCTTTATGCGGTCATCGGCACGTTAATGGCATTATATCGTCGCCAGAACGACCCCCAGGGACGAGGCGATTTTGTTGATGTCGCCCTCACCGAATCGGTCATGGCCATTACCGAGGCGTTAATTCCGGAATATGTCAATGCCGGTATTATTCAAGAACGGACGGGCAATCAATTGTTAAGGGCGGCGCCGTCCAATACCTACCCTACCAGGGACCGAAAATGGATCGCGATTGGTGCCAATAGCCAGGGAACTTTTACGGCATTGGCCGGCTTGATGGGGCGTGCCGACCTGGTGGACGATCCGCGTTTTCTGACCAATACCGACCGCGTTCGCCATGCCGACATTCTGGATGACCTGATTGCCACCTGGACTATCCAACATGATCTGGCCGATTTGCTCACTCGTTTGGAAGAATCTGGTGTGCCCGCCGGTCCCGTCATGAATGCCAAAGACATTGTCGAGGATCCGCAAGTGAAGGCCCGCGGGTTTATTCAATTTGTTCCCGGTCCGGGTGGACAGTCGGTGGGAATGGGAGGCATCGTTCCCCGAATGCAACAGGGAGAGGGAGCCATCCGTTGGGCCGGAGGAGCCGTTGGGGCCCATACCACCGAAGTGCTGACGGAATTATTGGGGGTCGATTCTGCCCAGATCGAGCGGTGGCGTCAAAACGGGATTGTGACATAACCGGAGGGGGCCATGGGCGTCTGGCGATTTTACGGCGGGCGATCGTTTACCCATGATGGGCGATTCGTCGAGAATCCGGAGTGGATTTTATCCGTCCTGTCGGACTGTGACAGGGTGGTGCATCTGAGGCCGCAGGACATCATTTTACCGGGCTTTGCCGATTTTCATGTACATCTGGCTTCGCCCGCCAACTCTCTTGGAGTTTTACCCCGGCAGTTGCTGGCCACCGGGGTTCTGGTGGCCGGAGATGCCGGGACCGAGGGATGGCGTACGGTAAGCCGGGCGGCAACGTCGGAGGGTCTTCGGATTAAGCGATGGCTGTCTCTATTGCCGGACGGGTTATCGCGCTATCCGATGGTGACCCGCTTTTCGGGGCTGACCGACGACGACTGGATTCATTGGCAATCGCTGATGAAAGAGCGGCGTACCGAGATTCTTGGCGTGAAGATCCGATTGGGACAAATCGATGAGGCGGATGATGTTCAACTCCTCACGCAGGGACTCGATTTAGCCCGAACGCTGAATTTGCCGCTCATGGTTCATGTCACCGGAGCATGGATAAACCCGGTCACCGTACTGAATGCCTTAAGACCAGGCGATGTGGTAACCCATGTCTATCATGGGCGACGGGGGACGTTGGCGGACGGCCCGAACGTAATGGAGGCGCTGACCGCGGCGATCCATAAAGGGGTTTGGCTTGACCTGGGGCACGGAGCCAATCACTTTTCATGGCGATCCTTTCGGCGTCTGACGGCTCACCAGGTGCTGCCGGACACTATTAGCACGGATATGACGCAGCGCACGTGGGGGAAGGCTCCGGTCTATGACATGGCCCACCTTTGTTCTAAATTATGGGCTGGAGGGCTATCTTGGACGGCCATTTATCGTGCGGTGCTCACCTCACCGTTAAAATATCTCGGGCTTAGCCTGCCGGCCGATTCGGCGGTTGTCCTACGCTATCGTTCCGAGCCTGTTGAATATCCGGATACGGAAGGGGAGGTCGTGGTCGCCACCGGGGGTTGGCGTCCCCAATACATTATCGCCCACGGTCATGTGGTGATGGCAAGGGAGGGCCTTTAAATGGCGACTGTGCGAATTATTGATGTCACACCCCGTGACGGACTCCAAGATGCGCCCGGTTATGTTCCGGTGCCCGATAAGGTGCAGTTGATCCAGGGACTGTTAGGGGCCGGGGTGCCGGCGATCGAAGTCACGGCGTTTGTCAGTCCTCGCTGGAGTCCGCTCATCGCCGACGGGGAAGAGGTGTTAGGCCAACTGCGTGACCACCAGGGCGAGTGGATTGCCTTGGTGCCCAATCTGAAGGGCGTGCAACGGGCGATCCGGGCCGGCGTCGACGCGGTGACATTGGTTGTGTCGGCGTCAGAAAGCCATAACCGGGCCAATTTAAATCGTTCGCGCGACGAGACGTTGAATCTGTTGCAGGACGCGGCCCGGTTAGCCCGCCAACAGGGATTACGGATTCGGGGAGCGGTGAGTACCGCCTTCGACTGTCCTTTTGAGGGACGCGTGGCATTGTCTGCGGTCCTTGAGGTGGTGGCGCGATATCTTGCCATGGGGGTTGATGAGATTATTCTGGCAGACACATTGGGGACCGCCACTCCCCGTCTGATTAAAGAACGCGTGCAAGCGATTAAGGCGGTAGCTCCCGAAAAAACGGTGGGTCTTCATTTGCACGATCGCCGGGGATGGGGACTGGCCAATGTGGCGGTGGCATATGAATACGGGGTGCAGGAGTTTGAAGCGGCTCTAGGCGGTTTGGGCGGCTGTCCTTATGCACCCGGGGCGGCCGGTAACTTGGATTTGGAACGCCTGGTGGAATTTTTCGAAGCCCAAGGGGTTTCGACCGGGATTGCCGGCGACCGTCTCGTGGAAGTACGACAGCGCGTGCTCACGGTCATTGCCCAGGGATTGCCGGCACCCGAGACAAGTAAAAAAATGGAGGGCTAATATGGCGACACAACCCAGTACGATAACGATTGCCGATCGCATGAATCGGTTACCCCCGGCCGGGTATTTTCGACGACTGGTGACCCGCGTTTCCACAGGGGGATTTTTTGAGTTCTACGAACTTTTTATGGCCGGCGCGGTGGGGGCGGCCTTAGTCCATGCGAAAGTGATGGCTTTAAGCGGCTTGGCGTATTTTGTAGGGGCCGGATTTTTGGGGATGTTTTTTGGCACCTCAATTTTCGGAAATATCAGTGATAAGATCGGGCGGCGTCAAGGATACGTCTATTCGCTATTGATCTATTCCTTCTTTACGGTCTTAATGGCCTTTTCACCCAATGCCACCTGGATTGATATCTTCCGCATGTTGGCAGGATTTGGCGTAGGGGCCCAACTGGTGATTATTGACACGTATATCAGTGAAATGACTCCGGCCAGCAGGCGAGGCTACTATATTGCCTTTAGCCAGTTTATTACCTATTGGGCGGTTCCGGTCGTGGCTTTTCTGGCCTATGCGTTGGTGCCGACCCACTTTCTGATGTCCGGTTGGCGCTGGGTTGTATTGATTGGGGCACTGGGCTCCGTGGTCGTGTGGTGGATTCGGTTAGGGCTACCGGAATCTCCGCGCTGGTATGAGAATCAGGGCAAAGTGGCCGAGGCCCATGCCGTGATGACGCATATCGAGAACGAGGTGGCCAAGGAAGTGGGCGTGTTGCCGCCGCCTCAACCCGGCGCGGAAGAAAAAGAGTCGAAAGGGCAATTTCGGGAGATCTGGAAAAAACCCTATCGTGCGCGAACGATCATGCTGTTGGTATTTAATCTGTTTCAAACCATCGGGTTTTATGGATTTGCGTCGTGGGTTCCCACATTGTTGGTCAGCGAAGGCATTACGTTAATTCACTCACTTCTCTATACCTTCGTGATTGCGCTGTTTAATCCGTTAGGTCCGATTATCGGCATGCTGATGTCCGACCGCTGGCAGCGTAAATGGCAGATTGTGACGGTGGCGTTGGCGATTGGGATAACGGGTCTGATTTTCTCGCAAATGCGATCGCCGGCCGGCATCATTTTCTTTGGCGTGATTATTATGCTCTTAAACAACTGGTTTAGTACGTTGTTTCATTCCTACCAAGCCGAGTTATATCCGACCCGTATTCGGGCGACCGGCGTCGGATTTACCTATAGTTGGAGTCGGTTAAGCTCGGCGTTGGTCGGATTTGCCATTGTCGCCCTCTTAAAGGCGTTCGGGGTGCTGGGCGTATTTGCCTTTATCTCGTTCGCCATGGCGATGGTGGCTTTTGTCATCGGGACCTTTGGACCTAAAACCAACCGGCGGAGTCTGGAAGACATCTCGGCCGCTTAGGGAGGACAAAAACGTTAAAACCCCCGAGGCATATCCTCGGGGGTTTTTGTCATTCGGTGGAAACCGACGGATCGGTTTGCGCCGCTTGCGGTACCAGTTTGATAAAGTGTGCGGGCGGATTGGCAATGAACTCGGTTAAGGCTTCGGCGCGGTCGGGTTGTCCGGAGCGGGCGAGGGCTTCTTGCGCCTTTCCAAGGAGCTCTTGCACCGCCAGAATATCGTCCGCGTTTAAGGAGGCCAGTTGCACTTTGGCCGAGCGGGCGAGCCGCGACCGATGCAATTCGGGGGTCAACCCTAATTCCGGGGCTACCCGCAGGTACACCGTGCCTCCTGTCATGCCGGAAGCCAGCCAGGGGCCGGGATCGCCGAGAACCAAACCACGGCCGCGCGTCATGTACTCAAAGCCGAAGCCCCGAATCACGGCACTTTGCCACATCCCCTGGGCTTGGGCGGGGGGCGTGATGCCATCACCGAGCAAAACGATACTGGCCCCGGCCAACCGGATACCCGCTCGCGCATCGGCGCCACCCTGAACAATGATGGTGCCGCCTTGGGCTCCATAGGCAAGCGATTTGCCGACATGGCCGCCATAGAACCGGCCGTCGGCGCCGCGGGCCTTTAACACCGCGATAAATCCGCCCGACGCGCTCTTCCCGACGCCGTCTTGTGCGCCTCCATGAGCGACCAAGTTGACGCCGTCACTCAAGAAGGCCCCAAATCCCTGACCGGCAACATGGGGGACCGGCCGGACGACAGGCGACGACCGATCGGCCAAGCGAATGCGTTGCCCGGAGAGTTCGGTGCCAATCGTGCGGGTTTTCTTGGGTTTGTTCCACCGCGGGTGGGCGGCGATGCTGACCGCACCCGCTTCGCCCACCGCATGGACGTTACGCTGCGCCAAGGCGTCCTCAACCGCCTGGTTGAGCGATTGGATAAACGGTTCGTAACCGACGGCTTCGGTAAATCGTTCCTGAACCAAAAGATGCGATTGACCAACCGCTTCCGTAATACTGCGAAGGCCTACCTGCCGTAAATTCGCCTTTAAGCCTTCGGCGATACCGGTAAAGAAGCGGACCAAATGGGCCACCGCCGGTTCAAAGTCTTGCAGTTGGAAGTGCTTGATCCCGCGTTCTTGCGCTTCCTCCAAGGTCTCGATTTGCGTGGTGATGCCGACATGGCAGGTATCTAATTGACAGCCGCGACAGACGGTACAACCCAGCGATACCATAGCCATCGTTGCAAAGCCCACTCGATTGGCCCCTAACAGGATCATCCGTAAAACATCGTCGGCACTACGCATGCCACCGTCAGCCCAGATTTCTACCCGATCGCGAAGACCGGCTAACGTCAAGGCCGCATGCGTCAAGGGGACGCCGACATCGGCGGGAAGACCCGCATGTCGCAGGGCGTGTAAGCGGGCGGCTCCGGTACCCCCTTCAAATCCCGAGAGGGTAATGACGTCGGCACCGGCTTTGACAATTCCCACCGCAATGGTCCCGATATTGGGCACGACGGGAACCTTGACGATGACCCGCGCATCCGGATTGGCTTCTTTGAGCTCGTCAATGAGTTGCTTCAAGTCTTCGATCGAGTACAGATCATGATTGTTGCTCGGGGAAATCAAATCAATCCCCGGTAAAGCATTACGGGCATTCGCAACTTTGGCCGAAACTTTCTTGCCGGGTAGGTGCCCCCCTTCACCCGGTTTGGCACCTTGCCCGATTTTGATTTCAATGTATTGCGCCCCGTTTAAAAGGTGGGCATTAATACCGAATCGGCCGGAAGCGACCTGGTGGCCACGCCACCGATAGTACTTGCCGATCATATCCGGGATTTCTCCGCCCTCGCCGTTCATGGAGAGCATGTTCAACGTCTTGGCGGATTCCGCATAGGCACGAAATGCGGTTTCGCCTTGGGAGCCAAAAGACATCGAGGAGATGACGAACGGCAAATCGTGTTCGCCGACCGCTAAAGAGACCGGGGTATGGGGAGACAGCGGTTTTGCCCGGAAGCCCAAGGTGTGGCGCAAAGCAATGGGGTGCTTGGCTTCGACGGCCCGAGCCTGTTCCAGATATTCGTCGGCCGACAATTCCCCGGATGCCAATTTAATGGCCGGTTTATAAATATGCGTGGTCGCCCGATTGACAAATTTGGGCTTGCCGGTGACGCCAATCAATTCCCCGCGGCGTTGCAACAATTGTTGCCGATGTTCCGCCCAATGATCTTCCGGGGCTTCGGCAAAGGATACCACGCCTAAGGCATTGGCCAGCGAAGCCGGCCAACCGATAGCGGAAAATACCCGACCATAGCCGCGTAATTCGTGAATCCCCATCGTCGAAAGGATTTTTTCGAGCCCTTGATTCATCACGGTCATGACCCCTTCCAGGGTCTCATGCGGCACTTGGGCCCAAATCGCGTAAGGGACTAATGCATCCGCACCGAGCCCGAGGGCGACGACGGCATCGTGGAGGTGGCGAATCTGCCCGCTGCGCACGATAATCCCCACCTGACGGCGCAATTGGGACTGTCGCAATCGGGCGTCGATTAACCCGACGGCCAAAACAGGATCGAGGCTGACCGATTCCTGGGCTTGATAGGCGTTCTGGTCATCCAACACCAAAAGGCGGACACCTTCTTGGACCCATGCCAACGCCTCATCGGCCAACCGGGACGCTACGGCTTGTTCGTTCTCTTGGAGGCCCACGGTCAAGGAAAGCGTCCGGCTTAGAGAGCCAAAATGTTCATGGATGACGGCTAGGTCCGAATCGGAGAGCCAAGGGTGATCGAGCCACAGCGGGCTCGCCCCGGTAATTGCCTGGCCGAAGTCCGGCTTCGGGCCTAACAGCACGCGCAAACGAAAATGTTCCGTTTCCCGTTCGCGGTCGAGAGCCGGGTTGGTGACGACGGCGACGGTTTCCTGGAGATAATCGGCTAAATTGGTAATGTCATGAGAGAACGGCGCCAGCGGCCCGTCATAGCCTAATGAGCCAATCGGTTCATGAGCCGTTTCGATCCATTGTTTCACCAGTTGCTGGTCGTCACGGTGCCAACCGTCCGCGACAAATTGCCAGTCGGGGACCGTCACCTCGTCGCGGCGGTGGTCCAAAGGCATGGCCATGGCTGTCGTCGCCTGGCTAAAACGTGCCGCGAGACGATTGAAGATGGCGTCGGTTTCAATAATTTCGGCGGCGCCGGTTTCGGTCCATTCGATGGCAATGACTTCACCGGGACCGATGATGCGGGGCTCCTTAACCCATTGGTCGTGAGGTACGACGCCCGGTTCAGACGATAGGACAAAGTGCTGGGCCGTCTCTAAAAGCCACAGGGGACGAAGACCCATGGCATCCACGGCGGCTGCCACACTGTTGCCGTGGCGATGAACGAAAGCGGCCGGCCCTTCGATCCAAGGCCCCCAAAACGACTGGATGGCTTCCCATTGACGTTTCATGTCGTCGGGCAGGGCGTCTAGGATCGCCGGAGACGGGCTGATGGCCAGGCGCATCGCTTCGGCGTGGGTGAGGCCGAAGCGCTCAATAAAAGCCGACAGCAAACGATCAGCATTTTGCGAGTCGCTGCCGGTAGGAATGGGAAGGATGCCCAAGGACTCCATTTCACGTTGCAAACGGTCGATGGTATTAATTTCGCCGTTATGAGCCAAACCTAAAAAGGGTTGCACACGGGCCAAATCGGTTAAGGTGTTAGTCGAGAAACGGTTGTGACCGATGACGGCACGTGGCAAAAATTCTGCTCCACCCCATTCGGTCTCGAATACGTGGTAAAGTGCCGCAGGGCTGGAGGTCATTTTTAAAACCGTATGCCGGTTGCTAAAGGACGCAATATGTCCCGGGAATGCTTGTTCCAGCGATTGTAACGCCTGAAACGCCTCGGTCAACACCCGAGTGTTCTCTCCCTGGTACCAGAGGACATGGTTCTCCAGGGCCTGCTCTCCGTCCGTAATTTCCACATGTCCCATGACATAGCGAAACCCGGCCGTCGTGAGAGCTTGCGCAATTTTGTCTCGCACCTGCCGATGGGATCCGACCGGCGCAACCAGTGTCAACAGCCAAAAGTTTGGATCGTGTGCCGAAAGCCCGAGGTTTCGGCTGTCGAACCGCGCTTGCCAGACGTCACGGGGAATGTCGGTTAAAAGTCCGGTTCCGTCGGTCCGTTCATCGACCCATCCGGCGCGATGGTCCATTAAATCGAGGGCAAGAAGTCCCGTAGCCCACAGAGGGACATCTCCCGAGGAGGTCGGTCGCTTGGATACGGCAGCGTAAATCGCACAAGCATCATGATCCTGACCGAGGTAGTGCACGAGGAATTGGTGGTTAAGGGTATCCATAGGCGACCTCCTTTGATGACGGATAAAAAGTCCAGAAAAAAGAATACTTATACAGTCTATAGTAACTCAATTCCCGCGTCGGAACAACTGTAGGCTTTCACCGTTTATGCCCGGGTTGGGTAAACTCTTTACGACAAACGACGGATCAAACTCCGAAGACTCGAACGCAACCTGACATAACCTAGAATAAGGGAAGTATATTGGTGTTAACTATACATTAAATGGAAGGGTGTTGCAATAGGTGATTTGATTCACAAATATTCTGGGATTAGTTTATGTCGCGCGACAAATGTATAGACGTTATGGCCTTAACCGGTCGGGGTCCGGCACACGTTTTTTTCTTAGGTGTTGCGGAAGTGCCCACTCGATCAGAAATGTCATGGCGGCGACTAAAAACACACCCCAAAATACGCGGTGAATGGCTCCCGCCAGCGCCAAGCGGATATAACGGGAAACGGCCTCGGGCATGGACGCCAACCGGCCTAAGGCTAAACCGGCGGCATTCAGGTTATGGGGTAGACGGCTCGCGACGGTGGCGGGCGGATGATGAAATGCGGCCGATAGACGGGCGTTTACCAAACCGCCGTACCCGGCGACTCCTATCGCGCTACCCAGTTGACGCATGAACATGTTGGATCCCGTGACCATGCCCCGGCGATTCCACGCGACGACACTTTGAATCGAAACCAACAGCGAGGTGGAACCCAGGCCGAGACCGCAACCCATGACGAAACTGGCAAGACCGGCCTGCCACGGAGAGCTTTCGGGCGAAAGCAGAACAAATCCCAGACTGCCCAAAATCGTGACGGCCGATCCGATGAGGGCGGTCGCCCGGAACCCGACGGTTAAATACAGCCGACCGGATAGGGAAGACGCCAGGGGCCAGCCGATCGACATCATGCCGAGGGCAAACCCGGCGACAAGCGGCGAGCGTTCTAACACGCCTTGCACGAATGTGGGAAGATACGAACTGAGTCCGATGGTCAAAATACCGATTCCGAGGCTGGCGGTATTGGCTGCCGATATCGCCCGTTGACGGAATACCCATAGCGGTAAAACCGGTTCCGGGGCCCGGCGTTCTTGCCCCACGAAGAGGGCTAAACCGACCAGACCGGCGGCTAATAAAAGAATGCTGGCCGGAGAGGTCCATTTCCAGTGCACCCCGCCTTCCAGTAAGGCGGTGATGAGGCAGCCGATAGCCGCCATGAGCAAAAACGCTCCTTCATAATCGAGACGGTGGGCCTGGCGGCTAACCGATTCATGCAAATAACCGCCGAGCATCAGGAGAGCCGCCAACCCAATCGGAAGATTGATATAAAAAACCCAGCGCCAGGAAGCATACTGGACAAAAAAGCCGCCGATGGCCGGGCCGATCACGGCCGAGAGTCCCCAAACGCTGGATAGGTATCCTTGCATTTTGGCACGTTCTTCGAGCGTAAATAAATCCCCCACGATGGTGGAAGTTATCGGAATAATGGCTGCGGCGCCAATGCCTTGAAATCCGCGAAAGACAATGAGCGCCAGCATATTCCAAGCAAGACCGGAAAACACGGAACCGGCAATGAATATTCCGGTGCCGGCCATTAACACAGGTTTTCGTCCGAAGAGGTCGGCGAGTTTTCCGTAGATAGGCACCATGGCGGCTTGGGTGAGCAGATAAATGGAAAAAACCCAGGGAAAAAGCGAAAACCCCCCCAGATCTCGCACAATGGTGGGGATAGCGGTCGCCACGATGGTTGAGTCCATCGCCGCCAACGCCATGGCCAACATGCAAGCCAACAAAACGGCCATGCGCGAGGATGAGGATCCGCGTGTATCCATGAAATTCCGCCTTTCGCTTCCTTTAGTCAGTATCATATCGTCTTTGCTGTATTTATCCATAAACGACAAAAACTAACAGATCCTGAGCGGGATTTCCGGCACAATAGCGATCGCGACGACGACGATATGCGTATAAGGCTATGAAGTGATTAATATCGGGCAAAGAAGGGACTCTATGTATCGTATTGATATCGCATTTCCGGTCCGTGTCACGCTCACTATTTATACGGAAGCGCCGCCGAACGTAAGCGCGTTAGCGGAGTGGCTCCATACCCATCCGCCTTCCATTCTGGTGTCGTGGGTGGAAGATGCCGGCCAAGGGGCGCCGGGCGTATTGGAGCATCCGAATTTGGCCGAGTGGCTGCGAGATTGGGAACGCGGGTAGAAGACAACTGGTCGGCCTGGCGGAACCTGGCTTTTCAGACATTGCGTTATCCGAAGACTTGAGCGGCCAACGCGTAGAGACCGCGGCGGGGCGGCAAAAGAGCCCCTTGATAGGTCATCAGGGGAGGCTGTGCCACCTTTTTAAAGCCGAGCGGAGGCAGTGTCTTTATCGCCCATTCGGCGTGCTCGTCCGGTACGTCGATTCGCATCGGATTCGAGGTCATAACGGCCACTTTGGCAACCAATTGCGTTGCCGCGGCATCGGTTGGGGCGACGACGGGACCGAGGATCCAATTCGCCGGCCCTTCAAT contains:
- a CDS encoding glutamate synthase (ferredoxin) (PFAM: Conserved region in glutamate synthase; GXGXG motif; Glutamate synthase central domain; Glutamine amidotransferases class-II~COGs: COG0069 Glutamate synthase domain 2~InterPro IPR000583:IPR002932:IPR002489~KEGG: ttj:TTHA1468 glutamate synthase, large subunit~PFAM: Glutamate synthase, central-C; Glutamine amidotransferase, class-II; Glutamate synthase, alpha subunit, C-terminal~PRIAM: Glutamate synthase (ferredoxin)~SPTR: Glutamate synthase [NADPH] large chain) — protein: MDTLNHQFLVHYLGQDHDACAIYAAVSKRPTSSGDVPLWATGLLALDLMDHRAGWVDERTDGTGLLTDIPRDVWQARFDSRNLGLSAHDPNFWLLTLVAPVGSHRQVRDKIAQALTTAGFRYVMGHVEITDGEQALENHVLWYQGENTRVLTEAFQALQSLEQAFPGHIASFSNRHTVLKMTSSPAALYHVFETEWGGAEFLPRAVIGHNRFSTNTLTDLARVQPFLGLAHNGEINTIDRLQREMESLGILPIPTGSDSQNADRLLSAFIERFGLTHAEAMRLAISPSPAILDALPDDMKRQWEAIQSFWGPWIEGPAAFVHRHGNSVAAAVDAMGLRPLWLLETAQHFVLSSEPGVVPHDQWVKEPRIIGPGEVIAIEWTETGAAEIIETDAIFNRLAARFSQATTAMAMPLDHRRDEVTVPDWQFVADGWHRDDQQLVKQWIETAHEPIGSLGYDGPLAPFSHDITNLADYLQETVAVVTNPALDRERETEHFRLRVLLGPKPDFGQAITGASPLWLDHPWLSDSDLAVIHEHFGSLSRTLSLTVGLQENEQAVASRLADEALAWVQEGVRLLVLDDQNAYQAQESVSLDPVLAVGLIDARLRQSQLRRQVGIIVRSGQIRHLHDAVVALGLGADALVPYAIWAQVPHETLEGVMTVMNQGLEKILSTMGIHELRGYGRVFSAIGWPASLANALGVVSFAEAPEDHWAEHRQQLLQRRGELIGVTGKPKFVNRATTHIYKPAIKLASGELSADEYLEQARAVEAKHPIALRHTLGFRAKPLSPHTPVSLAVGEHDLPFVISSMSFGSQGETAFRAYAESAKTLNMLSMNGEGGEIPDMIGKYYRWRGHQVASGRFGINAHLLNGAQYIEIKIGQGAKPGEGGHLPGKKVSAKVANARNALPGIDLISPSNNHDLYSIEDLKQLIDELKEANPDARVIVKVPVVPNIGTIAVGIVKAGADVITLSGFEGGTGAARLHALRHAGLPADVGVPLTHAALTLAGLRDRVEIWADGGMRSADDVLRMILLGANRVGFATMAMVSLGCTVCRGCQLDTCHVGITTQIETLEEAQERGIKHFQLQDFEPAVAHLVRFFTGIAEGLKANLRQVGLRSITEAVGQSHLLVQERFTEAVGYEPFIQSLNQAVEDALAQRNVHAVGEAGAVSIAAHPRWNKPKKTRTIGTELSGQRIRLADRSSPVVRPVPHVAGQGFGAFLSDGVNLVAHGGAQDGVGKSASGGFIAVLKARGADGRFYGGHVGKSLAYGAQGGTIIVQGGADARAGIRLAGASIVLLGDGITPPAQAQGMWQSAVIRGFGFEYMTRGRGLVLGDPGPWLASGMTGGTVYLRVAPELGLTPELHRSRLARSAKVQLASLNADDILAVQELLGKAQEALARSGQPDRAEALTEFIANPPAHFIKLVPQAAQTDPSVSTE
- a CDS encoding major facilitator superfamily MFS_1 (PFAM: Major Facilitator Superfamily~TIGRFAM: drug resistance transporter, EmrB/QacA subfamily~COGs: COG2814 Arabinose efflux permease~InterPro IPR011701~KEGG: gob:Gobs_2558 major facilitator superfamily protein~PFAM: Major facilitator superfamily MFS-1~SPTR: Major facilitator superfamily MFS_1) produces the protein MDTRGSSSSRMAVLLACMLAMALAAMDSTIVATAIPTIVRDLGGFSLFPWVFSIYLLTQAAMVPIYGKLADLFGRKPVLMAGTGIFIAGSVFSGLAWNMLALIVFRGFQGIGAAAIIPITSTIVGDLFTLEERAKMQGYLSSVWGLSAVIGPAIGGFFVQYASWRWVFYINLPIGLAALLMLGGYLHESVSRQAHRLDYEGAFLLMAAIGCLITALLEGGVHWKWTSPASILLLAAGLVGLALFVGQERRAPEPVLPLWVFRQRAISAANTASLGIGILTIGLSSYLPTFVQGVLERSPLVAGFALGMMSIGWPLASSLSGRLYLTVGFRATALIGSAVTILGSLGFVLLSPESSPWQAGLASFVMGCGLGLGSTSLLVSIQSVVAWNRRGMVTGSNMFMRQLGSAIGVAGYGGLVNARLSAAFHHPPATVASRLPHNLNAAGLALGRLASMPEAVSRYIRLALAGAIHRVFWGVFLVAAMTFLIEWALPQHLRKKRVPDPDRLRP